From the genome of Eublepharis macularius isolate TG4126 chromosome 4, MPM_Emac_v1.0, whole genome shotgun sequence:
CCACAGTAACTTCCTATGCTGGAGAGACAAGCTTCCTGCACTCCTGTAAATACATGGGGGCTCAACCCTACTTCCTGGGAAGGGAAAGTTTAACTACAAAATGAGAGAAGAAAGAACTGATAGAGGGCCTTGTGAATTTCTGATAAATAATTATAGCAAAGACCTGACATCTCTGAAAGTCCAAATAAAGACTTACCAGGAAGGCACTGAGTCATAATGGCAAAACCAATCCAGGATCCCACCTGGAAGAGAAGACAGACACCAATTCAGAGTTGTGACAGGCAGTGCAGATAGGGCTTCTGAGCTGAACTTTACAGCTATGACTAATTAGCAAAAGGCTGCAGTAGCCTCTTTTGACATTCACATTACAAGGACAAAGAGGGAGCACCACAGCCCTGCTCACTGCCAAGAGATCTCTCTGTACTTGCCAATCAAAGTAGAACTATgaagcaaaccatctctgccccaccccagcactcCAAAGCCGATTCCTCTTTTGTACCCTTAGACTAGATTTAGGTTGATGGGTGAGTTGAGGGAAGTGGCTCCCATGTTATCTACTCAGAAGGGAACAGCAAGCTCAAGTAAAGACAGCAGCCAAAACCAGAGTATCTGGAAATCAGTAAAAGGCACTCTACTTTAATTTGTGTACATAACTACCACACATCTTGAAAACATTAAATCACAATTTATTATCCATTCCTTCTGCAGTGTCATAGGGGACAGAAGAATTCAGCTTATTTCCCCCTAACTACTTCTATGAAACAGCTGTCATAGAGCTACCAAGTCTCAAGAGGCTGAATTTTGGACATAACAATGCCAATATTTTGTTAAGGAGTCTTCAGCCATGTATACAAGATGTCTTAGATGGATAAAAACCTCATCATACGGCGAGCAGATAAGCCAGGATGAAAAGTTGTGCTCATTGGCTGCTTTCCTGAAAGAAGAAACTGCTGTTCCAGCTACATGCTTCATGTGAAATAGTACAGAACAAGAAATAAGACACTGGATCATCTCAACTCAAGCCTCTTTGATCTGTGATGAGTCTGTACAGCATCCTTACCTCGTAGGTGTAGTTAGGGCAGGAAACCAGCATAAAAAGCCATGTGAAAGGGTTCTTTGTAGGATACGGTATCTTCCTCGTCTTGGAGCCTGCAGGGAAATTACTTGTTTCTAAGAAACACCCCATATATCCCCACTTCCGAATGATTCTATTTTCTCTGCCCCATGTCTCCCACGGTTAAGGAGCTCTTAAGTGGAACCAGCAGTCTtaagcaggacatttttttcccacTACTTCATACCTGCCTCACAGCTTGAAGTTTCTGCAGATGTCCTTGCAGGAGGTACTGCACTCCAACTGTGTGTTTCACAGGAAACTACTGGAGCGCTATAGCTTTATGAGCTTTGGCTGGAGggactgggggaaggggggaaagtagTGCTTACAGAAGACAGAAACTAGGCAGGGTACAGGTGATGCTTCTGTAGCCTacacagcctctctctctctctgttgctgTTCCATCCTACTTGTAGCCTAGCCTCTTTAGCAGAACTCCTGCTTCTCCTACTTGAAGTCTTCGCTCCTTGCACATACCACCAACAAAAAGGGAGATCTAGAGTCTGCAAACCCCACAAACATTAATGAAGTGGACAAATGGGATACATCTATGCAGAAAATTCAGATTTTCAGGCCAGATTAAATCTCTGCTTGAAGTTACATTTTAACCTGAAGACAGAGGACAGTTAGCCTCACCAGCCATGGACTCTTGACAGCATCGCTTGCTAGCAGTTCCTTTAGGCTCATCTTGTATGTCCATCATTCTGAATACTTGAAATTTAGTTTAAGCCCTAAAATGACCTCTGTATCATCCTACTCTCTACTCACCAGCAGGGCGCAGGTTCCTCAGAGCAATATGAATTGAGAAATTTCCAAGCTGACAGAACTGCATGAAGAAAAGGAGCAAACATCAATAAACAATATACAAGGGCTAAGCTCTGATCTGCTACAATGTCCCTCATCCTCACAAGCCAAGTTCCTGCATGGAAGTCTGCCAGAGCCACTGTAGTCGTGACCAATGGTGCACATTACTGTTGCCCATCTTAGAAGCTAGTTGGGAGAGAAAGAAATTCCTAAATGTGCCAGCAAGGAAGAATCCTATTCTTACCCGTGCATTATAATCCCACCTCCCTCATACTATCCTCTACACTTGTTCTCAACTCCTCACATTACTTTCACTACTTCTATGTTCCAGAGCTACACCCTATCACGGAAAGAGGCCCTGGAGCCATGCCTGACTCAAATTAAGGAAGTAGGGATTAGGAGGAGATGACACCTAGATCATGCACACAGCAAGACAAATGGGAAACAAgcagtttctctctcttcctcagtATTGGCACCAGGCTTCACTCACTACTAGTTACACAAGCACCCACCCCAGGGCTACCTATAATCCCAACCAAACCCTGTAACACTGAATCTTACCCCACTACTACATCTCATCTGTCCACACTCACTCACACCCTACATGGGACTCCTACTAATCCCCAAGGGTCTACACATTCTTACCAGGAATATGATGAGTGCCAGTTTCACTTGTTCATGTCCATATGCTGGAGGATATTGAAACAAACACATTTGCACAAGTTAGAGGAATTATGAAACTAGGAACAGCTAGTGTGTTCCTACTAGGAATAAACTCTGCAACAACAGAGAACTCAGGAAGCTTTCCAGAACAGAGGCTTATGAGATCAGCAACATAGTTATAGCAGAAGAGTTCTGCATGGGGGAACTAGAATTTGGAAATAGGGAAAGAGGTTGCAGATTTTTATTTAAGGCATTGATGTCTCTTTCCTCCATACCAACAAGATACATATCTGGATAACCAacaattcaagaaaaaaaatagggATCCACTATTAAttctcaaaaacattttaaaaatggtcaGTAAGGAGTAAACAACTAGTACGTCCTATCCTCTGAGAATGGCAAAAGCAGTGAAATGTTTACAAATATAAGACATACAGGGTCAGACACATCAAGGAATCTTGGTGTAGGATGGGAAATGACATAAAATCCAAGGACAGATAGTTACCCTGGGAAAAGAGAAGTCACAAACCTATCTCATGGATGAAGTATACATAGATTTTGGGTAGCTTGTGTTTAAAGAACACACTTGAAATTCATGCACTAGCAAAATTTAAATTCTGCCCTCAATGGAAGGTTAATTAAATTCAGCAAATCTACTTGTCTTCACCTACTATTAGGGAGGCTCATGAAGCTAGGTGGAGAACCAAAGATCTGCCTcctaaccccaccccctgcccccagaaaATCTGTGCACTCTCAATCACCCATAGCTTCAGCAATACCACCAGACATTGCCCATTGCGCTTTCAAGCCTGTCTTGAATAGTAAGTGCTAGAaacctgtatttttttaaaaaatgaaggcagAATTGAGGATGCCAAAAGTTATGCCCCTCACTAAATTCTGTTCTTCCCAGACCCACGGAATACAAGAGCCCTGATAGTACTCTTGTGAAATGTTAAGGTGGCCAATTAGCAACTGACTAACAAACTGTGCAATACAATATCAATTATGCCACAAATAGGCACCATCCCATGTGAACACTTATTCAGCCCCCTTCCAAGAGAATCCAAGAGTAAAATATGAGGGAGATTAACTCAACCAAGTTTCTTTAAAAGCTACCTGGGCTCTTTATTCAACATGGACCTCCGAGATCCTTCCCTTTTTTCTTCAGCTGCCTATGATGTCACTTACCAGGTGGAGTATACAAAGGGTGATTGATGTAGTATGCCATCCAGGCAGCAAAGCCCCAGTAATAAGTGCAATTCTGGAGAAAAACAAATGCAGTATGAAATGCCTCCCTAATGAAAACAGGTATGATTATTACTTCTGCTTTGTTGCCTGGGAAAAGCTTAAGCAGAGATCAAGACCAGCCATTCCCCCCAATCCCACGTAAATTAAGTTTTAGAAGCAAATGGAAAATATTGCTTGGCCTTTCCTCCTTGTCCCCACTTAGGTTCACTTCTGCAGTGCTTACCTTGAAGATGTTACGCAAGGGCATTGTCCCATGAGAGAACCTATGGACAAAGAGGGTCTCCAAGAGCCGCTTGATGTAATGGAAAGAGTGGCAGATGCAGGCTAGACTGGAGGGGAAGATAAAGGGGAGGGTACTATCAGCATATAATCTTCTAGAGAAATATAAATGCAAGCTACTCCTAAGTTTCCCCAAAGTCCTCCAGGGGCTCTCCTTTAAGCTTTCCATCTTCTGAGCTTTCATTCAATACGGGTGACTGTTCAGAGACTTTTGTTGCCATCTTCCTTAATCAACTCCAATTAACTTCCTTAATTTCCACTCAGAACAACTGCTCCAAGAAGAAGACTGGAACATTAAACTATGCCACAGGCATGACTGCATGGGGAAACCAGAGAGCACTACTGTGCTCAATTAGGCCCAGCAACCACAGAATGAGTTCATTACTCAGCTGTGTTATTTTCTGCCCGCTTGATTACTGCTCCTGGCAATGCAAATATAGTACAGAGAATTTGGGACACATTTTAAGGATGAAGAATCCCCATCCTCAGAGCAGGATGTGAGGAAGAGCACAGGCTATCCAAAGAGCCAGCTAAATTAGAGGGCAGCACCCCAGCACATAGCAAAAATGTACACACTTACTGTACCACAGAGTATTTGCTGGAGGAGAAGTCATACTTGGGGCCATAGATGAAAGGAACCCggaagtagaagagcaagtagaTTGACAAGGGCCCGGCATATTCAGTGAGGAAGACCTGAAAGGCAGGTGAGGAAGGGTGAGGAAGAGTTGGGAAACGAGGGTGTGGCAGAACAGGGACCATCTTAACAGGGAAGAGGCATGCTTACAGTCACCCAGCTGATTTGTGCTCCCAGATCCCGGAAATACAGTGTTGCGGTGGTGCCAACTGGCAAGTTCTGAAGGATGTCCTCATCCTTTAGGGATCTCCcctctaaaagaaagaaaaatcacaaCGATGCCCCAGTTCCCTCAAGCACTCTTAGTGGGATACCAAATCCAATGACTACATCTTTCATTACATGGCAGAGAAGCTCTGACTACCTAACAGTCAGGAGGCCACAATGAAGAAAACATGGTTGCTTGCCAGTAACTGAAGTTATATGAGTGGTTATCTTTGCATTCACACCTATGCAGAGCACCAGTCAATCTTCTAGAGCAGTGGTACTGGCACCAACGCTCTGAGCCTAAGGCTGGTATGCATGCCTAGAGGGACAGTGTCGTGCCTTCCCATTCAGTTCTCAGAGCAATGCAGAAGGTTAGATGCACCTGCTTTGGGGGAAAAGTGCAGGTTGCATAGAGCACAGATGAGCACTCAAAGAACATTAGTTACAGATAAGCAACCTGTTCATCTTCCTAATGGCCTCTGTGCAGgtaaaacaaagaagaaaaagcaaaTGGTGCAAAGGGCAGAATTCTTTGATTGTAAAGGAAGACCTTTGCATTTCGCATCAGCTTCATCACTAGACactaaaaagaatttttaaaattccccCTGACGAAGCTGATGCGAAACGCATATGGGTTAAACTTTGCAATTAAAGAATTCTGCCCTTTGCACCACTAgctgttccttcttcattttgccttggtgcaaccccccttcttcttcttcatagGTTTGTGCCTAGTCAAGTTCTACAGGAAGCATGGACTCCAAACTATCAGAATGTTCCATGATTCCACTTACTAGGATCCAGGCGTAGAGACTGCCGAGCTGGATACCACTGAGGatctggaaaaagaaaaagagggaggaaaacaTTATATAAGAAATATATACCCAAGAAGAGATAACAGAAGATCACAAAACCATTTTAGCcacctcttatttatttattttttgccaaGTAAACTAGGCCACCGACATAAACTGGCACTTGCCTtaacaagacaggggtgccctttgtcaccattgttatttatcttgatcttggaaatactgatgattcaaataagacaggatgatacaattcgaggcatgaAAATAAAAGTTCTCCTACAAGGTTAGGgcctttgcggatgatataatgttaatagtagaggatcctattgaaaatatgccaaaggtaatagagaaaataaaacagtttggagacctggctggattttatgtgaataaaaagaagtcaaagattttatgcaagaacatgactaagcagaagcagcaagagctaatggagataacaaactgtgaggtaactaataaagtaaaatatttgggcattgaactgactgcgaaaaatatagatttgtttaaaaataattatgagaaactatggatacaaatagaaagagacttaataaaatggaataaactgaacctatcctggttgggaagaatagcagcagtaaaaatgaatgttttaccacgagtaatgttcttgttgcaaactattccaatcatccgagactccaaacaatttgataaatggcaaaggaaaatttcagactttgtgtgggcaggcaagaaaccgcgagtgaaaatgaaggtattacaagatgcgaaggcAAAAGGTGgtctgcaactgcccaacataaggctataccatgaagcaatatgtctggtatggttgaaagactggataatgttaaaaaactgTAAGCTTCTTgccttggaaggacataaaaaactatttggatggcatgcatacatgtggtatgacaaagtaaaagcggactctatgtttttgtaccattatattcgaagaagcctcttcacggtctggaagaaatacaaagtGTACATGgaggatggaattccttcatgggtggttccgtatgaagtaatagatccgagaactgttgataatgaacagcaacgcctaacgtacaaggagattacacaaatacaatattcaaagttgagaataaagacagaagaagaattgtctccttgctatggatggtttcagtacagacagatcagagatctttataatgcggactgcctgagaggaggtataagattggaaaaatcgGAGTTGGAGGAAGtgttactacaagaaggcaagaaagaaatatctaaaatttataaattacttctgaaatggtatacagaggacgaaacagtaaaagtccagatggtgaagtgggtaataaattttcataaagagataacgatggaggcgtgggagcatctatggaaaaatacattgaagatttcaacgtgTACGAACgtcaaagagaatgtgtacaaaatgatctacagatggtatctaacaccaaagaaaattgcgcttggaaataccaatatgtcagacaaatgctggaaatgcagaaagcatgaaggttcactatatcatatgtggtggacctgtgaagtagctaaacagtactggggagaaataattgaagtaattaatgagattttgcaaatccaaattaataagaacccagaactgttgctactaaaccttggaatggagactgttccagtgcaatatagaacattgttattttacatgactgctgcggcaagacttttgtatgcgcagaaatggaagacacaagaaataccaactgtagaagattggatttataaattgctgtacatggcagaaatggacaaaatgacaaggaaacttaaagatcttgacctagggcaatacattactgattgggggaaattgaaacaatttttggaaaaaaagtgggatgtaaaaggagaactgtagcagtttgagaatttttaaagaaaaataaggataagagagagaggggggatcttaccatataggggaaatgtaactataatctaagctagtataagggttaagggaattctttttcagagtatatgaataagggtatagttaaacaaatatactaatggggtatactatatataatatattatgttagtggatcagattgtatattatataatgactgtgtaatatggtgttgtgtgctgtgccacattggtggcagggcacacagcaggggttttaatacatattatattgacagtagtatatttgatagaatatatgtttaaaaggaatagaataTGTTGAAATTAAGACTTTTgttgtatattatattatactggtctgctatattgaggggtataggatgtatactatattgatagtataaccgaaagatgtatattatattgatagaatatttgatagtataattgatagaagtatactatattgataggatatttgatttatatgatagaatatctgaaaaaaaatcttagaatgtgcttagagtaagggactttattaagtaataagaggggttaagggttggaaagctgttggaagtcgatagggaggggggaggaaaagggtgggggacagggttaattagatactgagggaatgtatgtattaaatttgacaagtatactcaccaataaaaaatttttataaaaaaaaccctggcactTGCCTTGGTGATCTGTTAGTGGTTCTTATCTAGAAACTGCATAAGGAAAAACCTGTAGCTGCTCTCCATGCAGCAATGTGTGGAAAATATTACACTGAGTCCCAGGATTTGGTTGGAGAGCACATGTTGAAACTAAGCAGGTCGAGGTCTGGTCACTGCCTTACTGGCACTGTACATACATCATGTGGTACGCTGCCTTGATTTCCATAACTCAAGAAAGGTGAATATAAATGCATTAAAATGAAGTATTCCCTGTGAGTCTTCCCTGACAGCCAGCAGGGTGTAGTGGATAGAGGGTTCCACTAAGATTTGAGAGATCAGGTTCACATCCCTGCTCTGCTACAGAAGTTCGCTGCATAACACTGGGCtaaccacacactctcagcttaacctacctcacagggttgttgtgaggataaaatggaggtgaggagaacaatgtaagccactttgggtcccaactgaggagaaaagtgggatataaatgaagtaaacagaaATGTGCAGAGGGGCAGTTTAACCCTCCAACATCTCAAAAGTTCTGCTCTGAAAAGGACATCTGAGCCTCAAGGTCATCCATGACTAGAAACAAAGAATCAATCATGTGCACACTCCAACTCCTTTTCATTCTGCTACAGCAAGATCCAGAATGGGGATAGGTCTCTCGACTCTTTCCAGTTATGTTGGCTCTGTTAATGACCATTACAGAAGGACACGAGCTCACGGGTGCTAACTTTCAAAACACTTCATCCAGCACAACTTAGAATTTGTCATACTTGGGCAAGTGAATTGATTTTTTTGCCTTAACTGGAGGGAGTAACCATTGTGGGGATCAGGGCATGCTAGCAATGTATTTGTACTACATTTCTACACAAATACAACAGTCAATGTTTATCACAAAGTCAGATACACAGAGAGaaagtattttatttaactattttaggACCTGGCAACAGAGAAATTCATTTAAAGCATGCAAGCACACATTAAGCAGCACTTTCCACTCTTTTATGTAGTTTCCAGCATTCAATGAGTTGCCTACATTTAACGGTGCAACTATGGGCAGACTGGGAGAAAGAATGACAACACATTTACACTGCCCTCATTCTATCTAGCACACCTACATTTTGCCAGTATTAAACCTATCAATAAGTTTATCTAGGCATTCAAGCTGACAGTTGAGTGTAGGCAAATCTAGAGAGAAAAGTGTAGGATTTATGGCTGTTTCACATCCCAGGCTGCCCTGGGCCACTGATTCCCTACCTTCACATCTGAGTATCAAAATTGCCAGGTAACCTTAATAGGGAAGGGATACTCCTGTTTACAGGGAAGAGTTGTATCTTGTTCCCTTCAAAGAAGAAAATAGTCATGGGCTCTTTCCTGGCCACCTGCTATCCCCCGCAAATACTACAGTTAAGACCAAAGCCAAGGTTCCATCTCTGATCATTCCTGCTTGACTGGTAGCACTGGACTCCTTTGTTGAGTCCAGACATTTTTACTGGCTATGAGAATCTCAGTAGTTGCAGTCCTGAGAACCACAGACTCCATCTATGCCCAGCAATCTCACTTACACCTTATACTCTGGACTTGGCCTACCACAATAAAGGTTCCAATAATAAGTCAAATCACAAGATATCATCCTGAAACCAAGCTGCAGAACACCCCGTCCCTTGCTGAGATGACAGCCCCATAGTAAAGGGTACAACGTAAGGAAAGAAACtaataatatatttaaaagtaTATTTTTGTACATGCAAGAATCATGAAGACTTGTTCCAGACATACGTGATTTAGTGAAGAGGCTCTTGATCTCTGCTACGGTGGCATTGggctccacctgaaaaaaagcaccGGAAGTGATCAAGAAACCAAATATGTTCATTTTCTTCACACCCCATCCAAGAAGGAATGCTCATGAGAAGTAAAGCCTTTCTTTGTCAGACCTTGCAGATCCCTCACAGAGGAAAGGTTTccccatgctttaaaaaaaaaagtgatgcaATTAATCAGAGGCAAGAAGAATTTAAAAGCATAGCAGAATAGTAGAGAGGCTCAtggacacttttaaaaaaattatttatagtccaactttctcactaagactcaaggcagattatatagtgtaataAACCAATGGGTGGATTGAAAACTGCAGAAAAACCAAGCATTCTTGGGCTTACACACCAGGCAAAGAGCTactaaaacagaaacaaacatctGATGGCAAGGACAGCATGGCTCAGTATCAGAAATATCAATATTCACAAAAAGGTACAGATAAAAGCAGAATCTCTAAGCTTCTCGGACACCAAGCGCAACCTTCCACGCTTTCCACTGCATGTTGCAGCCAGTTCccatcattttttctttttcttatgaaAAGATAAAGATCACTGATGAAGGAACAGGTAGGTAGTTTTCTTATACCAAAAGGAGTGGCATAGAAAAGCAGGTGGGGAAAATGCTGTAAGTGCTATAATAATTTAAAAGATATTTCTTCAGGCATTTCACAGACCTTCGAAAAATAGCCAAACATATCACAAagcataatatttttaaaacctcCACGAACTCTGCTAAATGTAGAAATAGTAGTTAATGTGTATGATATCATCTTTTGTTTAGACTCATTGTACAGCTTTTTCCATAACAAGGACAGATAGAAAAATGTATTATCAGTACTATAAAATGTGTACAGGAAACAAGATTCGATGCAGATGTTTTCTTAAATGCACAGTGCTGCCCATGGTTTGTTAATGGTTGAATGGGGCCAGGCACAGAGTGGTGTAGCCAGTTTCTAGCATGTTTTACTATGCACACAGCACTTGCTCCTTAAGTTAAACATAACTCAATGGTACCATCTGCTGATGCAGTGACAAACCGTTCATTTCATGGCCATTCATGATAAGATGAAATCGTTTACAGGATACAGCCATGAATACCACCATTACTCTGATACCCAAAGTAAAAAAAGACTGTCCTTGCACTACACATCTCCTTCCAGCCCCAGCAATGGCGATGTTGCAAGAGCAATCTGTTGAACAGTCCAGCAGATGGCTCTCAAACTAGAGAGCATCCAACTCAGCTTTCAGATCAAAGCAAGAGAGATACATATGGATTCCACTCCAGGGTTGGTGCCAAGCAAGGATCAGCACCTCTAATAGCCTGAAAAAGCAGCACAACCTAGGAAGTGCAATCCATGTCTTGAGTTACAGCTAAACAAGCAGCATAAGCTATGACTCAAGGCCTGGATTCCCTTCTGAATCTGGTATTCTCACTCCTTGCTGTAACTCCTCAGGAAGCCTTATCCTGAGAGAGAGTTTGTCAAAATAAAGGACACCCAGCAGAATGCAAACTGAGAGATGATCTGTCATTAGGTCACAGATGGTTAAAGATTACAAGACTTCTCTAGACTTGCACTTGTTCTGCAACCTTCTGTGAAGCAAAATGGGTGGATGCAGACAACAATTTCACCAAGCAACTAATATCCAGCTTCCATTTCACCTGATTGGTAGCAAAATTCCCTTACTACTTGGCAGGATGATTCTGCTTATCAGCTACACACAATGCTAAGCTGCCCCTAAGTGAATGCCTTTTCTGTATTCGTTCTCCACACTGAAATATATCAGGCAGCGCACCATCTCTAATATGTAAAAGGCAAGCAATGTtaccaatgactcactttttatcctggtgcaggcacagtgagtcatcggcaacacggCAACGGAGGCACCTGGAGAAGCAGCAGCCACGGAGGCACTGGGGAGGCTCAGCAAGGCCTTCCAGAGGCCCCCGTAGTGACGGAGAAGGGTGCTGCACTAGTGT
Proteins encoded in this window:
- the LOC129328984 gene encoding very-long-chain enoyl-CoA reductase isoform X2, with the translated sequence MKYYEVEILDAKTREKLCFLDKVEPNATVAEIKSLFTKSHPQWYPARQSLRLDPKGRSLKDEDILQNLPVGTTATLYFRDLGAQISWVTVFLTEYAGPLSIYLLFYFRVPFIYGPKYDFSSSKYSVVHLACICHSFHYIKRLLETLFVHRFSHGTMPLRNIFKNCTYYWGFAAWMAYYINHPLYTPPAYGHEQVKLALIIFLFCQLGNFSIHIALRNLRPAGSKTRKIPYPTKNPFTWLFMLVSCPNYTYEVGSWIGFAIMTQCLPVALFSLVGFIQMTIWAKGKHRSYLKEFRDYPPLRSPIIPFLL
- the LOC129328984 gene encoding very-long-chain enoyl-CoA reductase isoform X1: MDGSLVSVEGGQPPQRNVNGVGSKGSIKSTKKSKKVVLFFEVEILDAKTREKLCFLDKVEPNATVAEIKSLFTKSHPQWYPARQSLRLDPKGRSLKDEDILQNLPVGTTATLYFRDLGAQISWVTVFLTEYAGPLSIYLLFYFRVPFIYGPKYDFSSSKYSVVHLACICHSFHYIKRLLETLFVHRFSHGTMPLRNIFKNCTYYWGFAAWMAYYINHPLYTPPAYGHEQVKLALIIFLFCQLGNFSIHIALRNLRPAGSKTRKIPYPTKNPFTWLFMLVSCPNYTYEVGSWIGFAIMTQCLPVALFSLVGFIQMTIWAKGKHRSYLKEFRDYPPLRSPIIPFLL